A genome region from Mobula hypostoma chromosome X1 unlocalized genomic scaffold, sMobHyp1.1 SUPER_X1_unloc_4, whole genome shotgun sequence includes the following:
- the ddit3 gene encoding DNA damage-inducible transcript 3 protein isoform X1, protein MGTNNMTQDTGDLLLTTVMEVPPSPPALLWGLDLESWLEDIESTLVLSPILEDLKCGGSELPLLLDLDSVLCPTGEEPRDSGGGPGEGQAQLEFPVLQRLEKGDNVREVVERGEPSLEMPDPLPPPPQTHTVQGGPAGSRGLKRRRGTEQLLEELAQENQRLRARVEELSVQVQQTRELLIHRVVGGR, encoded by the exons ATGGGAACCAACAACATGACACAAG acACTGGTGATCTACTGCTGACGACAGTGATGGAGGTACCTCCGTCCCCTCCTGCACTGCTGTGGGGGCTGGACCTGGAGAGCTGGCTGGAGGACATCGAGAGCACCCTGGTCCTCTCCCCCATTCTGGAGGACCTCAAGTGCGGGGGATCAGAACTGCCCCTCCTCCTTGACCTGGACAGTGTCTTGTGTCCCACGGGTGAGGAGCCCAGAGACAGCGGCGGGGGCCCAGGAGAGGGACAGGCACAG CTGGAGTTCCCAGTTTTGCAACGCCTGGAAAAAGGAGACAATGTGAGAGAGGTCGTGGAGAGGGGGGAGCCCAGCCTGGAGATGCCCGACCCATTGCCACCCCCTCCCCAAACCCACACCGTGCAGGGCGGGCCAGCGGGGAGCAGAGGGCTGAAACGGCGGAGGGGGACGGAGCAGCTGCTTGAGGAGCTGGCCCAGGAGAACCAGAGATTGAGGGCCCGGGTGGAGGAGTTATCTGTACAGGTCCAGCAGACGAGGGAGCTCCTCATCCATAGGGTTGTGGGTGGCAGATGA
- the ddit3 gene encoding DNA damage-inducible transcript 3 protein isoform X2 — MEVPPSPPALLWGLDLESWLEDIESTLVLSPILEDLKCGGSELPLLLDLDSVLCPTGEEPRDSGGGPGEGQAQLEFPVLQRLEKGDNVREVVERGEPSLEMPDPLPPPPQTHTVQGGPAGSRGLKRRRGTEQLLEELAQENQRLRARVEELSVQVQQTRELLIHRVVGGR; from the exons ATGGAGGTACCTCCGTCCCCTCCTGCACTGCTGTGGGGGCTGGACCTGGAGAGCTGGCTGGAGGACATCGAGAGCACCCTGGTCCTCTCCCCCATTCTGGAGGACCTCAAGTGCGGGGGATCAGAACTGCCCCTCCTCCTTGACCTGGACAGTGTCTTGTGTCCCACGGGTGAGGAGCCCAGAGACAGCGGCGGGGGCCCAGGAGAGGGACAGGCACAG CTGGAGTTCCCAGTTTTGCAACGCCTGGAAAAAGGAGACAATGTGAGAGAGGTCGTGGAGAGGGGGGAGCCCAGCCTGGAGATGCCCGACCCATTGCCACCCCCTCCCCAAACCCACACCGTGCAGGGCGGGCCAGCGGGGAGCAGAGGGCTGAAACGGCGGAGGGGGACGGAGCAGCTGCTTGAGGAGCTGGCCCAGGAGAACCAGAGATTGAGGGCCCGGGTGGAGGAGTTATCTGTACAGGTCCAGCAGACGAGGGAGCTCCTCATCCATAGGGTTGTGGGTGGCAGATGA